In a genomic window of Agarivorans albus:
- the fdx gene encoding ISC system 2Fe-2S type ferredoxin, translating to MPKVIFLPNEDLCPEGSVVEAKQGESVLDVALREGIDIEHACEKSCACTTCHVIVREGFDSLEESDELEDDMLDKAWGLEPESRLGCQAMVSDEDLVVEIPKYTINMVSEQH from the coding sequence ATGCCTAAAGTGATTTTCTTGCCTAATGAGGACTTATGTCCTGAAGGCTCAGTAGTAGAAGCAAAACAAGGTGAGAGCGTATTGGATGTTGCCTTGCGCGAAGGTATCGACATTGAGCACGCTTGTGAAAAATCTTGTGCTTGTACTACCTGTCACGTAATTGTTCGCGAAGGCTTTGATTCGCTTGAAGAAAGCGATGAGCTAGAAGACGATATGCTAGACAAAGCCTGGGGTTTGGAACCCGAGTCTCGTTTAGGTTGCCAAGCAATGGTAAGCGATGAAGACTTAGTGGTAGAAATTCCTAAATACACTATTAATATGGTGTCTGAACAACATTAA
- the iscX gene encoding Fe-S cluster assembly protein IscX, which yields MGLRWIDVEQIAIELAEQFPEQDPKQVRFTDLHQWVCQLDDFDDDPQHSNERILEAIILAWMDELD from the coding sequence ATGGGGTTGCGTTGGATAGATGTTGAGCAAATAGCAATAGAACTGGCCGAGCAATTTCCAGAGCAAGATCCTAAGCAAGTTCGGTTTACCGACTTACACCAATGGGTTTGTCAGTTAGATGATTTTGACGATGACCCACAGCACAGCAACGAGCGCATTTTGGAAGCAATTATTTTAGCCTGGATGGATGAACTAGACTAA
- the pepB gene encoding aminopeptidase PepB: MTAVMDLVLCAKPAAAQWGQNALVSFEANQVNIHINSEGVARLQDIQKAGRKLDAQGLKHLSFIGDSWDLEACWAFYQGYYNAKQDNQLDVVVLSDADQQRFDALKSAADWTRKTINLGPAAIYPQTLCESAASFLSGLSPEHVSYEIISGEDLLEQGWVGTYQVGKGSSQAPAMLQLDFNPSGNPDEPVAVALVGKGITFDSGGYSLKPSDGMSIMKSDMGGAATVTGGLGLAIANGLNKRVKLYLCCAENMVSGDAYKLGDVITYKNGVTVEVLNTDAEGRLVLADGLIAASEQKPQVIIDAATLTGAAKMALGRDYNAVFGFDDEWVHQALQAAKQEHEKAWPLPLEPFHKGQIGSSFADIANISSGEGMAGASTAAAFLAHFVENAEENWLHFDMSGSYQKSGNALWATGAKGHGIRTISRLLTELS; this comes from the coding sequence ATGACCGCCGTTATGGATCTAGTTTTATGCGCCAAACCTGCCGCTGCTCAATGGGGCCAAAATGCCTTAGTTAGCTTTGAAGCTAACCAAGTTAATATTCATATCAATTCTGAAGGCGTAGCCCGCCTTCAAGATATTCAAAAAGCCGGCCGAAAATTAGATGCGCAAGGCCTAAAGCACCTTTCTTTTATTGGCGATAGCTGGGATTTAGAAGCATGCTGGGCTTTCTATCAAGGTTATTACAACGCTAAACAAGATAACCAATTAGATGTAGTGGTACTAAGTGATGCTGACCAGCAGCGTTTTGACGCTCTTAAGTCTGCTGCTGATTGGACACGTAAAACGATTAATCTTGGTCCGGCCGCTATTTACCCCCAAACTTTATGTGAATCTGCTGCGAGCTTCTTAAGTGGTTTATCTCCGGAACATGTTTCTTATGAGATTATCTCTGGAGAAGATTTACTGGAACAAGGCTGGGTAGGGACTTATCAGGTGGGCAAGGGGAGCAGCCAAGCACCAGCGATGTTGCAGTTAGATTTTAATCCTAGTGGAAACCCAGACGAGCCAGTGGCCGTAGCCCTAGTAGGTAAAGGTATTACCTTTGACTCAGGCGGTTATAGCCTTAAGCCTTCCGACGGCATGTCAATCATGAAAAGCGACATGGGGGGCGCTGCCACGGTTACTGGAGGTTTAGGTTTAGCAATTGCTAACGGCTTAAACAAACGTGTGAAGCTATATTTGTGCTGCGCCGAGAACATGGTATCGGGAGATGCTTACAAGCTGGGCGACGTAATTACTTACAAAAACGGTGTTACGGTAGAAGTGCTTAACACTGACGCAGAAGGTCGCTTGGTATTAGCCGATGGTTTAATTGCCGCCAGTGAGCAGAAGCCTCAAGTTATTATCGATGCAGCTACCTTAACGGGCGCAGCTAAAATGGCTTTAGGTCGTGACTACAATGCTGTGTTTGGCTTTGATGATGAGTGGGTACACCAAGCCTTACAAGCTGCCAAACAGGAGCACGAAAAAGCTTGGCCTCTGCCCCTAGAACCTTTCCATAAAGGGCAAATTGGCTCTAGCTTTGCTGATATAGCCAATATTTCTTCAGGCGAGGGCATGGCCGGCGCATCCACTGCTGCAGCTTTCTTAGCCCATTTTGTTGAAAATGCAGAAGAAAACTGGCTGCATTTTGATATGTCTGGCTCTTATCAAAAATCTGGTAATGCACTTTGGGCAACTGGGGCAAAGGGGCATGGTATTCGCACCATTTCACGGTTGTTAACTGAGTTGAGCTAA
- the ndk gene encoding nucleoside-diphosphate kinase: protein MALERTFSILKPDVVAKDAIGAIYARMESAGLRIVAAKMVHLSQEQAAGFYAEHEGKPFYPPLIEFMTSGPIMVQVLEAENAVQRYRELLGATNPAEAAAGTLRHDFGSGMPPNGTHGSDSPESASREIAYFFEDNEICPR, encoded by the coding sequence ATGGCCTTAGAACGTACTTTTTCTATACTTAAACCCGATGTGGTGGCGAAAGACGCAATTGGTGCAATTTATGCGCGTATGGAGTCTGCCGGTTTACGTATTGTTGCAGCCAAAATGGTGCATTTGTCGCAAGAACAAGCTGCAGGCTTTTATGCAGAACATGAGGGTAAACCGTTTTACCCACCGCTGATTGAGTTTATGACATCTGGACCGATCATGGTGCAAGTGCTTGAAGCTGAGAATGCGGTGCAGCGTTACCGTGAGTTATTGGGTGCGACTAATCCAGCAGAAGCCGCTGCCGGTACCTTACGTCATGACTTTGGCTCGGGCATGCCACCAAATGGCACCCACGGCTCTGATTCACCAGAGTCAGCGTCGAGAGAAATCGCCTATTTCTTTGAAGACAATGAGATTTGTCCTAGATAA
- a CDS encoding bifunctional tRNA (adenosine(37)-C2)-methyltransferase TrmG/ribosomal RNA large subunit methyltransferase RlmN, with the protein MSETKTNLLDFNRAGLRQFFAEIGEKPFRADQVMKWIYHFGVDDFDQMNNINKALREKLKRLAEVRAPEISTEQRSADGTIKWAMLVAGQEIETVYIPEGDRATLCVSSQVGCALECTFCSTGQQGFNRNLKVSDIIGQVWRAAQVIGHKGIEGKRPITNVVMMGMGEPLLNLNNLIPALELMLDDNGYGLSKRRVTVSTSGVVPALDKLGDKLDVALAISLHAPNDKLRSEIMPINEKYNIEAFLAGVKRYIDKSNANRGKVTVEYVLLNGVNDSMEQAHELAEVLRDTPCKINLIPFNPYPGSPFTKPSNSRVDRFSKVLMEYGSTVVVRKTRGDDIDAACGQLAGDVVDRTKRTMKKRMQQQEISVTIQ; encoded by the coding sequence ATGAGTGAAACAAAAACAAATTTACTTGATTTTAATCGAGCGGGTTTACGTCAGTTTTTTGCCGAGATAGGCGAAAAACCATTTCGTGCCGATCAGGTAATGAAGTGGATTTATCACTTTGGCGTAGATGACTTCGACCAAATGAACAATATCAATAAAGCCTTACGTGAAAAGCTTAAGCGTTTGGCTGAAGTGCGCGCACCAGAAATTAGCACTGAGCAACGCAGTGCAGATGGCACCATTAAATGGGCGATGTTAGTGGCTGGCCAAGAGATCGAAACCGTTTATATTCCTGAGGGTGACCGCGCGACATTGTGTGTGTCTTCACAAGTTGGCTGCGCGCTGGAATGTACCTTCTGCTCTACTGGCCAACAGGGTTTCAACCGTAACTTAAAAGTGTCTGATATCATTGGTCAAGTTTGGCGAGCAGCTCAAGTGATTGGCCACAAAGGCATCGAAGGAAAACGTCCAATTACCAATGTGGTAATGATGGGTATGGGTGAACCGTTGCTAAACCTAAACAACTTGATCCCAGCCCTAGAGTTAATGCTAGACGATAACGGCTATGGCCTGAGTAAGCGTCGAGTAACGGTAAGTACCTCTGGTGTGGTGCCTGCTTTAGATAAATTAGGTGATAAGCTCGATGTGGCGTTAGCTATTTCGCTGCACGCTCCCAACGATAAGCTGCGCAGTGAAATCATGCCGATCAACGAAAAATACAACATCGAAGCATTTTTGGCTGGTGTAAAACGTTATATCGACAAATCAAACGCTAATAGAGGCAAGGTAACTGTTGAGTATGTATTACTTAATGGCGTTAATGACTCTATGGAGCAAGCGCATGAATTAGCGGAAGTTTTACGCGATACCCCATGTAAAATTAACTTAATTCCATTTAACCCATACCCTGGTTCACCGTTTACCAAACCGAGTAATAGCCGCGTAGATCGTTTTAGTAAGGTCTTGATGGAATATGGCTCAACTGTAGTGGTTCGTAAAACCCGTGGCGATGACATTGATGCGGCTTGTGGACAGCTAGCAGGTGACGTTGTCGACAGAACCAAAAGAACCATGAAAAAACGGATGCAACAGCAAGAAATTTCAGTCACAATTCAATAA
- the pilW gene encoding type IV pilus biogenesis/stability protein PilW encodes MKRWLYLFLVVFLVSGCVTETRVNGQEVNNKDKQLNKDAAAKTRISLALRYLEAGDAEQAKRNLELAQELAPNLVDVYIAQAHFYQSVRQPERALDAYKRAKSIAPRNGDVLNNYGVMLCKQKEYDQAEELFKQALANPEYVQVAGTNENAGLCALTAGDLDKALDYFTSALAYNIRRPASLLGATEVYLQKNKPEQARLYLQRYDSMAETTAESAFAWVRLESAADNFAEEARWGLTLQQQFPKSEQTKRYIANDY; translated from the coding sequence ATGAAACGCTGGTTGTACTTGTTTTTGGTGGTATTTTTGGTTTCTGGTTGTGTAACCGAAACCCGTGTAAATGGCCAAGAAGTAAACAATAAAGATAAACAGCTTAATAAAGACGCTGCCGCTAAAACCCGAATTAGCTTAGCGCTACGTTATTTAGAAGCTGGCGATGCAGAACAAGCAAAACGTAATTTGGAGCTAGCGCAAGAGTTAGCGCCTAATCTAGTTGATGTTTACATCGCCCAAGCCCACTTCTACCAAAGTGTTCGTCAGCCTGAGCGAGCCCTAGATGCCTATAAACGTGCTAAGTCTATAGCGCCACGCAATGGCGATGTACTTAATAACTACGGCGTGATGCTGTGTAAGCAGAAAGAATATGACCAAGCCGAAGAGTTATTTAAGCAAGCTTTGGCTAATCCAGAGTACGTTCAAGTAGCGGGAACCAATGAGAACGCGGGTTTATGTGCTTTAACTGCGGGCGACTTGGATAAAGCCTTAGATTACTTTACCAGCGCCTTAGCCTATAACATTCGCCGCCCTGCTTCTTTGCTTGGAGCCACCGAGGTTTACCTACAAAAAAATAAACCCGAGCAAGCCCGATTATATCTGCAACGGTATGATAGTATGGCTGAAACTACGGCGGAAAGCGCCTTCGCTTGGGTTCGCTTAGAAAGTGCAGCCGACAACTTTGCTGAAGAAGCACGTTGGGGCTTAACCTTACAACAGCAGTTCCCTAAATCTGAACAAACTAAACGATACATCGCTAATGACTACTAA
- a CDS encoding RodZ domain-containing protein, whose product MTTKAESEQTELSEDIEVVSPGQMLQEARVAAKLSQAQVAERLKLRLQVIKDIEGDSFDSGLSSTFIKGYLRAYARLLNLSEDLVLSSYTHLHDAHEQRTEMQSFSGRIKQETHDSRLMKFTYLVGLGIVVLLVIWWWQEKSQQVDFSQASPASSESRILEPTSEPEVDVIPEPSAENVQVLSTVEAPEVPSAQPVEPVSEPVVEANNEIDAEPKVESQEVLEPVVEPATESASNEPASQASEPTVINSPDPEPEVEVNQAAALTALNMSFENECWVEIRDATGKRLVADIKQPGQSLSVTGPSPYSIVLGTNAGVSVSYGQESIDLSSFTRGKVVRMQIPNN is encoded by the coding sequence ATGACTACTAAAGCCGAATCAGAGCAAACAGAGCTAAGTGAAGACATTGAAGTGGTTAGCCCTGGGCAAATGCTGCAAGAAGCACGTGTTGCCGCCAAGCTAAGTCAAGCTCAAGTTGCTGAACGTTTGAAACTGCGTTTGCAAGTAATCAAAGATATAGAAGGCGATAGCTTCGATAGTGGTTTATCGAGTACTTTTATCAAAGGTTACTTACGAGCTTATGCGCGTTTATTAAATCTTTCTGAAGACCTAGTGCTTTCTAGCTACACCCATTTGCACGATGCCCATGAACAACGCACAGAGATGCAGAGTTTTTCTGGGCGGATAAAGCAAGAGACTCATGACAGTCGCTTGATGAAGTTTACCTACTTAGTGGGCCTTGGCATTGTTGTTTTGCTGGTGATTTGGTGGTGGCAAGAAAAGAGCCAACAAGTAGATTTTAGTCAGGCCAGCCCCGCTAGTTCAGAAAGCCGAATTCTAGAGCCGACCAGCGAGCCCGAAGTTGATGTAATTCCAGAACCTAGTGCTGAAAATGTTCAAGTGCTAAGCACTGTTGAAGCTCCCGAGGTGCCATCGGCACAACCAGTAGAGCCTGTTTCAGAGCCTGTGGTAGAAGCTAACAATGAGATTGATGCTGAACCAAAAGTTGAGTCTCAAGAGGTGCTGGAGCCAGTCGTCGAGCCCGCTACTGAATCAGCGTCAAATGAGCCTGCTTCGCAAGCATCAGAGCCCACTGTAATAAACAGCCCAGATCCTGAGCCAGAAGTAGAAGTGAACCAAGCGGCAGCTTTAACTGCCTTAAACATGAGTTTTGAAAATGAGTGTTGGGTAGAGATTAGAGATGCCACTGGCAAACGCTTGGTGGCAGACATTAAACAGCCCGGCCAATCACTCTCAGTAACTGGTCCTTCTCCCTATAGTATCGTGCTTGGCACTAACGCAGGCGTGAGTGTAAGTTACGGACAAGAATCAATCGACTTATCGTCATTTACACGCGGTAAAGTTGTGCGAATGCAAATACCAAACAATTAA
- the ispG gene encoding flavodoxin-dependent (E)-4-hydroxy-3-methylbut-2-enyl-diphosphate synthase — MNQPTPIKRRKSTQIMVGNVPVGGDAPITVQSMTNTRTTDVAATVEQINRIAAVGGDIVRVSVPTMDAAEAFKQIKQQVSIPVVADIHFDYRIALKVAEYGADCLRINPGNIGNEQRIRSVVDAARERNIPIRIGVNGGSLEKDLQEKYGEPTPEALVESAMRHVDILDRLNFDQFKVSVKASDVFLAVGAYQGLASRIDQPLHLGITEAGGLRSGSVKSAVGLGMLLSQGIGDTLRVSLAADPVEEIKVGFDILKSLRIRSRGINFIACPSCSRQEFDVISTVNALEQRLEDIVEPMDVSIIGCVVNGPGEALISDLGITGGNKKSGFYQDGVRQKERFDNDDLVDALEAKIRSRIAIKDITES, encoded by the coding sequence ATGAATCAACCAACTCCAATTAAACGCCGTAAGTCAACACAAATTATGGTGGGTAATGTGCCAGTGGGCGGAGACGCGCCCATTACTGTGCAGTCTATGACCAATACACGTACTACTGATGTAGCTGCAACGGTTGAGCAAATAAACCGAATTGCTGCAGTGGGTGGCGATATTGTGCGCGTTTCTGTGCCAACCATGGATGCTGCCGAAGCCTTCAAACAAATTAAGCAGCAGGTATCAATTCCTGTAGTGGCTGATATTCATTTCGATTACCGCATTGCCTTAAAAGTGGCGGAGTATGGCGCAGATTGTTTACGTATTAACCCAGGTAATATTGGTAACGAGCAACGCATTCGCTCGGTAGTGGATGCTGCACGTGAGCGCAATATTCCCATTCGTATTGGTGTGAATGGCGGTTCCTTAGAAAAAGATTTGCAGGAGAAGTACGGCGAACCCACGCCAGAAGCGTTAGTTGAGTCTGCGATGCGTCATGTGGATATACTCGATCGCTTGAACTTCGACCAGTTTAAAGTGAGTGTGAAAGCCTCTGATGTTTTCCTTGCTGTAGGCGCTTATCAAGGATTGGCCAGCCGAATTGACCAACCTTTACATCTTGGTATTACAGAGGCCGGTGGTTTACGCAGCGGCTCGGTTAAATCGGCAGTTGGCTTAGGTATGTTGTTATCACAAGGTATCGGCGATACCTTGCGGGTCTCTTTAGCAGCCGATCCCGTTGAAGAAATCAAAGTAGGTTTTGATATTCTTAAGTCTCTGCGTATTCGCTCTCGCGGTATTAATTTTATTGCTTGCCCAAGCTGTTCTCGCCAAGAGTTTGATGTTATTTCAACGGTTAACGCTCTCGAGCAGCGTTTAGAAGACATTGTAGAGCCGATGGATGTATCCATTATCGGCTGTGTGGTAAATGGCCCAGGTGAAGCGCTTATCTCTGATTTAGGCATTACCGGTGGCAACAAAAAAAGCGGCTTTTATCAAGATGGTGTGCGCCAAAAAGAGCGCTTCGATAATGACGACTTAGTAGATGCTTTAGAAGCGAAAATCCGCTCGCGTATCGCGATTAAAGACATTACCGAAAGCTAA
- the hisS gene encoding histidine--tRNA ligase yields the protein MAKQIQAIRGMNDCLPSDTPAWQKVESVIREVVAAYGYNEIRMPIVESTDLFKRSIGEVTDIVEKEMYTFEDRNGDSLTLRPEGTACCVRAGNQAGLLYNQEQRLWYMGPMFRHERPQKGRYRQFHQVGVESFGIASADIDAEVIILSARFWKAFGLENHVTLQLNSLGSNEARANYRDALIAYLEQHKEALDEDAKRRMYNNPLRVLDSKNPEVQAVLVDAPSLSEYLDQESKDHFEQLCALLDNAGIAYELNPRLVRGLDYYNRTVFEWVTSSLGSQGTVCAGGRYDGLVEQLGGKATPAVGFAMGMERLVLLLETLELLGDLPSSADVYVINAGEGTLGAAFSLAEQLRDALPSVRVMSHCGGGNFKKQFKRADKSGAKVALIIGEDELANQQVTVKYLREDIQQQCIAQSELVALLNTVLV from the coding sequence GTGGCTAAACAAATACAAGCAATACGTGGCATGAATGATTGCCTACCAAGTGATACACCCGCTTGGCAGAAGGTAGAATCAGTAATTCGAGAGGTGGTGGCAGCCTACGGTTACAATGAAATAAGAATGCCGATTGTAGAAAGCACTGATTTGTTTAAGCGCTCTATCGGTGAAGTGACCGATATCGTAGAAAAAGAAATGTATACCTTTGAAGATCGCAATGGTGATAGCTTAACCTTGCGACCTGAAGGCACAGCCTGTTGTGTACGTGCAGGCAACCAAGCAGGTTTGTTGTACAACCAAGAGCAGCGTTTGTGGTACATGGGGCCAATGTTCCGCCATGAACGCCCACAAAAAGGTCGTTATCGCCAGTTTCATCAAGTAGGCGTTGAGTCTTTTGGTATTGCCAGCGCCGATATCGATGCTGAAGTAATTATTTTGTCTGCGCGCTTTTGGAAAGCCTTTGGTTTAGAGAACCACGTTACTTTGCAGCTTAACAGCTTAGGTTCAAATGAAGCTCGAGCTAACTACCGTGATGCTTTAATTGCTTACTTAGAGCAGCATAAAGAAGCCTTAGACGAAGACGCAAAACGTCGCATGTACAATAACCCTTTGCGTGTTCTCGACAGTAAAAATCCTGAGGTGCAAGCGGTGTTAGTTGACGCACCTAGCCTTAGTGAATACCTAGACCAAGAAAGTAAAGATCACTTCGAGCAACTATGTGCGCTGCTAGATAACGCAGGTATAGCTTATGAGCTAAACCCGCGTTTGGTTCGAGGTCTTGATTACTATAACCGCACTGTGTTTGAGTGGGTAACATCAAGCTTAGGTTCACAAGGTACTGTATGTGCTGGCGGCCGTTACGATGGTTTGGTAGAGCAATTGGGCGGCAAAGCAACGCCTGCTGTTGGTTTTGCCATGGGCATGGAGCGTTTAGTTCTATTGCTGGAAACACTCGAGTTACTGGGTGATTTACCATCAAGTGCCGATGTTTATGTGATCAATGCCGGAGAAGGAACACTTGGCGCAGCATTTTCGTTAGCCGAACAATTGCGAGATGCGTTACCCTCTGTTCGGGTTATGAGTCACTGTGGTGGCGGAAACTTTAAAAAACAATTTAAGCGAGCTGATAAGTCAGGCGCTAAAGTGGCATTGATCATCGGTGAAGATGAGTTAGCCAACCAGCAGGTTACTGTAAAGTACCTACGCGAAGATATTCAACAGCAGTGCATCGCTCAATCAGAGTTAGTTGCTTTGCTTAATACCGTATTAGTTTAG
- a CDS encoding YfgM family protein — protein MDIYSTEEQQVQAIKDWWKKNGTSVIGGSVLGLAAVFGWRYFGEYQIEQKEAASDAFQQVVSQLATNNEELTPLANFVAANQGDKNYSVFASLLLAKELVVKEDYAQAQTQLNLALEGAPEELKGMIYTRLARVQAQLAEFDNALASLDKVTEPALVATVELIKGDIYLQQGEQALARQAYQAAVAAGAAEQDPSVNLKLNDLTEVEAANG, from the coding sequence GTGGACATTTATTCCACTGAGGAACAGCAAGTTCAAGCCATCAAAGACTGGTGGAAGAAAAACGGAACATCAGTTATTGGCGGTTCGGTACTAGGTTTAGCTGCTGTATTTGGCTGGCGCTATTTTGGCGAATACCAAATTGAGCAAAAAGAAGCGGCTTCAGATGCTTTTCAACAAGTGGTTAGTCAACTAGCCACAAATAATGAAGAGTTAACTCCTTTAGCAAATTTTGTAGCAGCTAACCAAGGTGACAAAAACTATTCAGTGTTTGCATCATTGTTGTTAGCAAAAGAACTAGTGGTTAAAGAAGATTATGCTCAGGCGCAAACTCAGCTTAACCTAGCGCTTGAAGGCGCACCCGAAGAGCTTAAAGGCATGATCTATACTCGACTCGCTCGTGTACAAGCTCAATTAGCCGAGTTTGATAATGCCTTAGCCAGCCTAGATAAAGTTACTGAGCCTGCTTTAGTGGCAACCGTTGAACTGATTAAAGGTGATATCTACTTACAACAGGGTGAGCAAGCATTAGCTCGTCAAGCCTATCAAGCGGCTGTTGCTGCTGGTGCAGCAGAGCAAGATCCTAGTGTAAACCTAAAACTTAATGATTTAACTGAAGTTGAGGCTGCTAATGGTTAA
- the bamB gene encoding outer membrane protein assembly factor BamB — protein MVKAWRAASLACLLVGLSACSLFNSEEDVVQMAPVPEFENQFTVGKQWETRVGKGVDDYFSALSPVVAYDSVFAAARYGQVRAFDLEGKRLWDQDLSRVESNNRFSGNTPNARVSGGLTAAYRRIYLGTENADVFALNAETGEIVWQAEVAGEVLAAPAVEDSLVVVITSNGHLVALDAHSGEQKWDIKIDQPALSLRSKAPPIISNGAIILGRSDGKIGLYLLESGQLLFETKLAQPKGSTEIDRIVDVDSKPALIGSQLYAVAYNGNLISVNLRSGEEDWKRSYSAYQNIASSGLNLFVTDVSDNVYSIERNNGIEKWTQGALSYRIVTAPAVDGNKVLVGDSEGYLYWLDRETGEFASKMLVDKSGLYVAPVVTSDKIILQTRSGKLIALDRS, from the coding sequence ATGGTTAAAGCTTGGCGTGCTGCTAGCTTAGCTTGTTTGCTCGTTGGCTTGTCGGCGTGTTCTTTGTTTAACTCTGAAGAAGATGTTGTGCAAATGGCCCCGGTGCCTGAGTTTGAAAACCAGTTTACAGTAGGCAAACAGTGGGAAACCCGCGTAGGTAAAGGAGTTGATGATTACTTCTCGGCGCTGTCGCCAGTTGTCGCTTACGATTCAGTGTTTGCCGCTGCCCGCTATGGTCAAGTGCGTGCCTTTGATTTAGAAGGTAAACGCTTATGGGACCAAGATTTATCTCGAGTTGAAAGTAACAATCGCTTCTCGGGTAATACCCCTAATGCGCGTGTTTCTGGTGGCTTAACTGCTGCGTATCGCCGCATATATTTAGGCACCGAAAACGCCGACGTATTTGCGTTAAATGCAGAAACCGGTGAAATAGTTTGGCAGGCAGAAGTGGCTGGTGAAGTGCTAGCGGCTCCTGCTGTAGAAGACAGTTTGGTGGTAGTTATCACCAGTAACGGCCATTTAGTTGCACTAGATGCTCACTCTGGTGAGCAAAAGTGGGATATTAAAATTGACCAGCCAGCACTGTCGTTGCGCAGCAAAGCGCCACCTATTATTTCTAACGGCGCGATAATTTTAGGTCGTAGTGACGGTAAGATTGGCCTGTATCTTTTAGAAAGTGGTCAATTGCTGTTTGAAACAAAGTTAGCCCAGCCCAAAGGGTCTACTGAGATTGACCGAATTGTAGATGTGGATAGTAAGCCGGCCTTGATTGGCTCTCAGCTCTATGCGGTTGCTTACAACGGAAACCTTATTTCGGTTAATTTACGCAGTGGTGAAGAAGACTGGAAGCGCAGTTATTCTGCCTACCAAAATATAGCTTCTTCGGGTTTAAACCTATTTGTTACTGACGTTAGCGACAATGTTTATAGCATTGAGCGCAACAACGGCATAGAGAAATGGACCCAAGGTGCTTTGTCTTACCGTATCGTTACTGCCCCCGCAGTAGACGGAAATAAGGTATTAGTGGGTGACAGTGAGGGCTACTTATATTGGCTTGATCGTGAAACCGGCGAGTTTGCTAGCAAAATGTTAGTAGATAAAAGCGGCTTATATGTTGCGCCTGTGGTAACCTCCGACAAAATTATCCTTCAAACACGAAGTGGTAAGTTAATTGCGCTAGATCGCAGTTAA